A genomic region of Arachis stenosperma cultivar V10309 chromosome 9, arast.V10309.gnm1.PFL2, whole genome shotgun sequence contains the following coding sequences:
- the LOC130947579 gene encoding coatomer subunit beta-1-like has protein sequence MEKSCSLLVHFDKGTPALANEIKEALEGNDAGAKIEALKKAIMLLLNGETIPQLFITIIRYVLPSEDHTVQKLLLLYLEIIDKTDSRGKVLPEMILICQNLRNNLQHPNEYIRGVTLRFLCRLNESEIIEPLIPSILSNLEHRHPFVRRNAVLAVMSVYKLPQGEQLLDSAPEIVEKFLSSEQDPSSKRNAFLMLFSCAQDRAINYLFTNIDRINDWGEQLQMIVLELIRKVCRTNKGEKGKYIKIIISLLTAPSTAVIYECASTLVSLSSAPTAIRAAASTYCQLLLSQSDNNVKLIVLDRLNELKSSNREIMVEMVMDVLRALSSPNLDIRRKTIDIALELITPRNIDEVVLMLKKEVVKTQNGEQEKNGEYRQMLVQAIHSCAVKFPEVASTVVHLLMDFLGDTNVASAMDVVIFVREIIETNPKLRISIITRLLDTFYQIRAARVCSCALWIIGEYCLSLSEVESGIATIKQCLGDLPFYTVSEEGEGGQDASRTTQQVNSTTVSSRRPAILADGTYATQSAALETAMSPPTLVQGPLSSVGNLRSLILSGDFFLGAVVACTLTKLVLRLEEVQTSKVEVNKATSQALLIMVSMLQLGQSSVLPHPIDNDSHDRIVLCIRLLCNTGDEIRKIWLQSCRQSFVKMLADKQRRETEEIKAKAQISNAQPDDLIDFYHLKSRKGMSQLELEDEVQDDLKRATGEFTKDADDANKLNRILQLTGFSDPVYAEAYVTVHHYDIVLDVTVINRTKETLQNLCLELATMGDLKLVERPQNYTLAPESSKQIKANIKVSSTETGVIFGNIVYETSSNVLERTVIVLNDIHIDIMDYISPASCADVAFRTMWAEFEWENKVAVNTVIQDERDFLNHIIKSTNMKCLTPPSALEGDCGFLAANLYAKSVFGEDALVNVSIEKQSDGKLSGYIRIRSKTQGIALSLGDKITLKQKGAA, from the exons ATGGAGAAGTCATGCAGCTTATTGGTGCACTTCGACAAGGGAACGCCGGCGCTGGCCAACGAGATTAAGGAGGCTCTCGAAGGAAACGACGCCGGTGCCAAGATCGAGGCTCTCAAGAAAGCCATCATGCTCCTCCTCAACGGTGAAACCATTCCACAGCTCTTCATCACAATCATTCGCTACGTGCTTCCCTCCGAGGATCACACAGTTCAGAAGCTTCTATTGCTCTACCTCGAGATCATTGACAAGACCGATTCGCGCGGCAAGGTGCTCCCTGAGATGATCCTCATCTGCCAGAACCTCCGCAACAACCTTCAGCACCCTAACGAGTACATTCGTGGTGTTACGCTCCGATTCCTCTGCCGTCTCAACGAATCCGAGATAATTGAGCCATTGATCCCTTCGATCTTGTCCAATCTCGAGCACCGCCACCCTTTCGTTCGCCGCAATGCGGTTCTTGCTGTTATGTCCGTGTATAAGCTTCCTCAGGGGGAGCAGTTACTCGATTCGGCGCCGGAGATCGTGGAGAAGTTCCTCTCGTCGGAGCAGGATCCTTCTAGTAAGCGAAATGCTTTCCTTATGCTGTTTTCTTGTGCCCAGGATCGCGCAATTAATTACTTGTTTACCAACATCGATAGGATTAATGACTGGGGGGAACAGTTACAGATGATAGTTTTGGAGTTGATTAGGAAGGTTTGTAGGACTAACAAGGGGGAGAAGGGGAAGTACATCAAGATTATTATATCTCTGTTGACTGCGCCTTCAACGGCTGTTATTTATGAGTGTGCTAGTACCCTTGTGTCACTCTCGTCTGCGCCCACTGCCATCAGGGCCGCAGCGAGCACTTATTGTCAGTTGTTGCTCTCCCAGAGCGATAACAATGTGAAGCTTATTGTCTTGGATAGGCTCAACGAGCTCAAGAGTTCTAATAGGGAGATCATGGTGGAGATGGTCATGGATGTCCTCAGGGCACTTTCGAGCCCCAATCTTGACATCAGGAGGAAGACTATTGATATTGCTTTGGAGCTGATTACTCCTAGGAACATTGATGAGGTTGTTCTGATGCTTAAGAAGGAGGTCGTGAAGACTCAAAATGGGGAGCAAGAGAAGAATGGTGAGTATAGGCAGATGCTTGTACAGGCTATCCATTCCTGTGCTGTTAAGTTCCCAGAGGTGGCAAGCACTGTTGTGCACCTGTTGATGGACTTCTTGGGGGATACCAATGTGGCTTCCGCCATGGATGTGGTAATATTTGTGCGCGAGATCATCGAGACCAACCCAAAGTTGCGCATTTCTATAATCACCAGGCTTTTAGATACATTTTACCAGATCCGTGCTGCTAGGGTGTGCTCGTGTGCGCTGTGGATAATTGGTGAGTATTGCTTGTCACTCTCAGAGGTTGAGAGTGGGATTGCTACCATCAAGCAGTGTCTTGGTGATCTCCCGTTTTACACAGTTTCAGAGGAAGGAGAGGGTGGCCAGGACGCATCAAGAACCACTCAGCAGGTAAACTCAACGACTGTTTCATCTAGGAGGCCTGCAATTCTTGCTGACGGGACTTATGCCACGCAAAGTGCTGCTCTTGAAACTGCCATGTCACCACCTACCCTTGTTCAGGGTCCACTTTCTTCTGTTGGCAACTTGAGATCACTGATCCTTTCAGGTGATTTCTTCCTTGGTGCTGTAGTTGCTTGTACACTCACAAAACTTGTGTTGAGGTTGGAAGAGGTTCAGACTTCAAAAGTCGAAGTTAACAAAGCAACTTCACAGGCATTGTTGATCATGGTCTCGATGCTCCAGCTGGGTCAATCTTCAGTTCTCCCACATCCAATTGATAATGATTCTCATGACAGGATTGTCCTTTGCATTAGATTGCTGTGCAATACAGGTGATGAGATAAGGAAGATATGGCTGCAATCTTGCAGACAGAGCTTTGTGAAGATGCTTGCAGATAAGCAGCGCCGTGAGACTGAGGAAATTAAAGCAAAGGCTCAAATATCCAATGCACAACCTGATGATCTTATTGATTTTTACCATTTGAAGAGCAGGAAG GGCATGAGTCAACTTGAACTGGAAGATGAGGTGCAAGATGATCTCAAACGTGCTACTGGAGAGTTTACAAAGGATGCAGATGATGCTAATAAGCTCAATCGTATTCTCCAGCTCACTGGATTTAGTGATCCTGTTTATGCTGAAGCGTATGTAACAGTGCATCACTATGATATTGTCCTTGATGTTACCGTCATCAACCGAACCAAGGAGACTCTTCAGAATTTGTGTTTGGAGTTAGCAACCATGggtgatctcaaacttgttgagCGTCCACAAAACTATACCCTGGCTCCAGAATCAAGCAAACAGATTAAGGCAAATATTAAGGTTTCTTCAACTGAAACAGGAGTTATATTTGGTAACATAGTCTACGAGACATCATCAAATGTTCTAGAGAGAACTGTTATTGTTCTAAATGATATCCATATTGATATCATGGACTACATCTCTCCTGCATCTTGTGCTGATGTGGCCTTCAGAACTATGTGGGCTGAATTTGAATGGGAAAACAAG GTTGCTGTAAATACAGTAATACAAGATGAGAGGGATTTCCTGAACCACATTATCAAGTCAACAAATATGAAGTGCCTGACACCACC ATCTGCATTGGAAGGGGATTGTGGTTTCCTGGCAGCAAACCTCTATGCTAAGAGTGTTTTTGGGGAAGATGCTTTGGTGAATGTGAGCATCGAGAAGCAATCAGACGGTAAATTGAGTGGATATATCAGAATAAGAAGTAAAACTCAGGGAATTGCACTAAGTCTTGGGGATAAGATAACTTTGAAACAGAAGGGAGCAGCTTGA